One Cucumis sativus cultivar 9930 chromosome 1, Cucumber_9930_V3, whole genome shotgun sequence DNA segment encodes these proteins:
- the LOC101215213 gene encoding vacuolar protein sorting-associated protein 27 — MSVDPPPFQEAARCDVCKCSFNTFRRRHHCRCCGRTLCNEHSSFQMALPQFGIHSSVRVCADCFNNSSQSKGVGQPPSLAVVDQVGDAVSQLNLDGDLTSEPKPAVEHQPALGIPDCKCGMPLCICETPAQPMETEAVSSQKKTASTSTQYNSKPKKTDSNLRNRASTSNSKLRNLADESRINYEASGEGLREAVKNGDTIAVKKLLSEGVDANYHDKQGLSLLHVAAVFNQTDIVFALIEGGASLDYKNAQGETPMDCAPASLQYKIREKMEGQ; from the exons ATGTCGGTGGACCCGCCTCCTTTCCAAGAAGCAGCACGCTGCGATGTCTGCAAATGTAGTTTCAATACCTTCCGGCGACGG CATCATTGCCGATGCTGTGGAAGGACGTTGTGTAATGAgcattcttcttttcaaatg GCCTTGCCGCAGTTTGGTATTCATTCCTCTGTTAGAGTTTGTGCTGACTGTTTTAATAACTCCTCACA ATCTAAAGGAGTTGGTCAACCGCCATCGTTAGCTGTAGTTGATCAAGTAGGAGATGCAGTTTCTCAATTGAACCTTGATGGGGATCTAACTTCTGAGCCTAAACCAGCTGTGGAGCATCAACCTGCGTTGGGAATTCCAGATTGCAAGTGTGGAATGCCATTATGCATTTGTGAAACTCCAGCCCAGCCTATGGAAACAGAAGCAGTATCTTCGCAG AAAAAAACAGCTTCTACCTCTACTCAGTACAATTCAAAACCAAAGAAAACTGACTCCAATCTAAGGAATAGAGCATCTACCTCCAACAGCAAGCTTCG GAATCTTGCTGATGAATCGAGAATTAATTATGAAGCAAGTGGCGAG GGGCTAAGGGAAGCAGTCAAGAATGGTGACACGATTGCTGTTAAGAAACTTTTGAGCGAG GGTGTAGATGCAAATTATCACGATAAACAAGGACTGTCTTTGCTGCATGTG GCGGCGGTCTTTAATCAGACCGATATTGTTTTTGCCCTCATTGAAGGCGGGGCTAGCCTGGACTACAAAAATGCTCAAG GAGAGACACCAATGGATTGTGCTCCAGCTTCTTTGCAATATAAAATACGAGAGAAGATGGAAGGACAATGA
- the LOC101215686 gene encoding protein FATTY ACID EXPORT 2, chloroplastic, which translates to MAEVLAGVSQASLVFRPRLGGALRTNNFSVKRLQFQSTIGRGISFDCKTVVSAIRATDSKNEDIDIYPDTTGGDSSDKGIGGGGSGGGNGGRGDNGGNSGEGEESNADSRKKALSMSQKLTLGYAALVGVGGLMGYLKGGSQKSLMAGGVSASLLLVVFKLLPNNPVLASSLGLGLSASLLVVMGSRFKNSGKIFPAGIVSLVSFIMTGGYMHGILRSSH; encoded by the exons ATGGCGGAGGTTTTAGCCGGAGTATCTCAGGCGTCTTTAGTTTTCCGGCCACGACTTGGTGGAGCTCTCAGGACCAACAATTTTTCCGTTAAACGCCTTCAATTTCAATCCACAATCGGTAGAG GAATTTCCTTTGATTGTAAGACGGTAGTATCTGCTATCCGTGCAACCGACTCCAAAAATGAAGACATTGACATTTATCCAGACACCACTGGCGGTGATTCTTCCGATAAAGGGATTGGAGGAGGTGGTAGCGGTGGAGGTAACGGTGGTAGAGGCGATAATGGTGGGAATAGTGGGGAGGGAGAGGAATCTAATGCTGACAGCCGGAAGAAAGCTTTGTCAATGTCGCAGAAGTTAACTCTGGGATATGCTGCACTAGTAGGAG TTGGTGGCTTAATGGGATATTTGAAAGGTGGTAGCCAAAAGTCACTAATGGCAGGGGGAGTCTCAGCCTCACTGTTGCTTGTTGTCTTTAAACTTCTCCCCAACAACCCCGTTCTTGCATCGTCCTTGGGTCTTG GCCTTTCTGCTTCACTATTGGTAGTAATGGGATCTCGTTTCAAGAATTCGGGCAAGATATTTCCAGCCGGTATCGTATCTCTCGTGTCCTTTATAATGACTGGAGGTTACATGCATGGAATTTTGCGAAGCTCACACTGA
- the LOC101217040 gene encoding transcription factor Pur-alpha 1 gives MEGNSGGGGVGIGGTTAGGVAAGGGAGGGGGNDVELMCKTLQVEHKLFYFDLKENPRGRYLKISEKTSATRSTIIVPFSGIPWFLDLFNYYINSDDPEVFSKELQLDTKVFYFDIGENRRGRFLKVSEASVSRNRSTIIVPAGSNRDEGWSAFRNILAEINEASRLFILPNQENSEHSERLAGLSDDVGAGFISGHSSQSGPTSDLNVDRQVDLSAQDEMGNLGVSKVIRADQKRFFFDLGSNNRGHFLRISEVAGADRSSIILPLSGLKQFYEIVGHFVEITKDRIEGMTGVNVRTVDPPQR, from the exons ATGGAGGGAAATTCCGGCGGGGGTGGAGTGGGAATTGGGGGAACGACGGCGGGTGGCGTGGCGGCGGGAGGAGGGGCTGGTGGTGGCGGAGGGAATGACGTGGAGTTGATGTGCAAAACACTGCAGGTGGAACACAAGCTGTTTTACTTCGATCTGAAGGAGAATCCCAGAGGTCGATATCTGAAGATTTCAGAGAAAACATCGGCTACAAGGTCAACGATCATTGTTCCTTTCTCTGGGATTCCATGGTTCTTAGATCTCTTCAATTACTATATCAATTCTGATGATCCGGAAGTTTTTAGCAAGGAATTGCAGCTGGACACAAAG GTGTTTTACTTTGACATTGGCGAGAATAGGAGGGGTCGTTTCTTGAAG GTATCTGAAGCTTCAGTTAGTAGAAACCGCAGCACCATTATTGTTCCTGCCGGAAGCAACCGGGATGAGGGATGGTCTGCATTTAGAAACATCTTGGCAGAGATCAATGAAGCATCTAGGCTTTTCATACTGCCCAATCAG GAAAATTCTGAACATTCAGAACGTCTCGCCGGACTTTCGGATGATGTAGGAGCAGGCTTCATATCAGGTCATAGTAGTCAATCTGGGCCAACCTCTGACTTGAATGTAGATAGACAAGTAGACTTGTCAGCTCAAGATGAAATGGGGAATCTGGGTGTTTCAAAGGTTATCCGAGCTGATCAAAAGAGATTCTTTTTCGATCTTGGAAGTAACAACCGGGGTCATTTCTTGAGGATTTCTGAG GTTGCAGGGGCAGATCGTTCTTCAATCATTCTCCCATTGTCAGGTCTTAAGCAGTTCTATGAAATAGTAGGACATTTTGTGGAGATCACCAAAGACAGGATTGAAGGAATGACAGGTGTGAATGTCCGAACTGTGGATCCACCTCAGAGATGA